One segment of Proteus appendicitidis DNA contains the following:
- the pqiB gene encoding intermembrane transport protein PqiB, with protein MTEKNETALTEAKINKLKSWSPVWIIPLVTLLIGAWILYYHFSHQGPEVTLITYNADGIEAGKTKIKSRSVDIGLVESVTLDSNFSRVIITARLDKEMKELLRADTAFWVVRPQVGKEGVTGLGTLLSGAYIELQPGLKGKEVDEFNLLDSPPLASPDAKGIRINLVSEAAGQLNAGDPVLFRGYQVGSVETSEFNIESRDMHYQLFIKAPYDKMVTSNVRFWKDSGIAFDMSSSGVRVEMASLSTLFSGGVSFDVPAGWVPGDPIAPKTEFKLYDNEKSIQNSLYTDYRSYIMFFSDSVRGLQAGAPVEFRGIRMGTVVQVPYYTKGMQQSLDKDFRIPVLIHVEPERFANDVGESFDFVKEITFASNNGLRASLKSGNLLTGALYIDLDFYPDEAKWEGPQEVAGYQQIPTVSSGLAQIQQKVMTSLDKINNLPVEPMLKEMTATLSESQKAVSEAKETLKSLNAMIGSDEFRNLPNDIQQSLKEINRSMQGFQPGSPAYGKMIDNMQQVDQVLREMQPLLKTLNNKSNALIFEAKEGKDPEPKRAEK; from the coding sequence GTGACTGAAAAGAATGAAACTGCTTTAACTGAAGCAAAAATTAACAAACTAAAAAGCTGGTCTCCAGTTTGGATCATACCACTTGTCACTTTACTGATTGGTGCGTGGATACTTTATTATCATTTCAGCCATCAGGGACCAGAAGTTACATTAATTACCTATAATGCAGATGGCATTGAAGCTGGTAAAACTAAAATTAAAAGTCGCAGTGTGGATATTGGCTTAGTTGAAAGTGTCACACTCGATAGCAATTTTAGTCGCGTTATTATTACGGCTCGTCTTGATAAAGAGATGAAAGAGTTATTACGCGCAGATACTGCATTTTGGGTTGTAAGACCTCAGGTCGGTAAAGAGGGTGTAACGGGCTTAGGTACCTTGCTTTCGGGTGCTTATATCGAATTGCAGCCGGGATTAAAAGGTAAAGAAGTCGATGAATTTAATCTTCTCGACTCGCCTCCATTGGCGTCACCAGATGCAAAAGGTATTCGTATCAATTTGGTAAGTGAAGCCGCTGGTCAATTAAATGCGGGTGATCCTGTTTTATTTAGAGGCTACCAAGTCGGCTCTGTTGAAACCAGTGAGTTCAACATTGAGAGCCGAGATATGCACTATCAACTCTTTATCAAAGCACCTTATGACAAAATGGTGACCTCAAATGTTCGATTCTGGAAAGATTCCGGTATCGCTTTTGATATGTCTTCATCGGGTGTGCGTGTTGAAATGGCATCACTTTCTACACTCTTTAGTGGCGGTGTCAGTTTTGATGTTCCTGCGGGATGGGTACCCGGTGATCCTATTGCACCTAAAACAGAATTTAAGCTCTACGACAATGAAAAGAGCATTCAAAACTCGCTATATACCGACTATCGTAGCTACATTATGTTTTTCTCTGATTCTGTAAGAGGATTGCAAGCAGGCGCTCCCGTCGAATTCCGTGGGATCCGTATGGGTACAGTTGTACAAGTGCCTTATTACACTAAAGGTATGCAACAATCGCTAGATAAAGATTTTCGTATTCCAGTGCTTATCCATGTTGAACCAGAGCGTTTTGCCAATGATGTCGGTGAAAGTTTCGACTTCGTTAAAGAAATCACTTTTGCTTCTAATAATGGGCTAAGAGCATCATTGAAATCAGGTAACCTTTTAACTGGGGCGCTTTACATTGATCTTGATTTCTATCCTGACGAAGCTAAATGGGAAGGACCTCAAGAAGTTGCAGGTTACCAACAAATTCCGACGGTTAGCTCTGGTTTAGCGCAGATTCAGCAAAAAGTGATGACATCACTGGATAAGATCAACAATCTTCCTGTTGAACCAATGCTTAAAGAGATGACTGCAACATTATCTGAAAGCCAAAAAGCAGTCAGTGAAGCTAAAGAAACACTGAAGTCATTGAATGCCATGATTGGTAGTGATGAATTTAGAAATCTTCCTAACGATATTCAGCAGTCATTGAAAGAGATTAATCGCAGTATGCAAGGCTTCCAACCAGGCTCTCCTGCATACGGAAAAATGATCGATAATATGCAGCAGGTTGATCAGGTTTTAAGAGAAATGCAGCCTTTATTGAAAACATTGAACAATAAGAGCAATGCATTAATTTTTGAAGCGAAGGAAGGTAAAGATCCAGAACCGAAGAGGGCTGAAAAATAA
- a CDS encoding YcbX family protein, giving the protein MINVSRLYIHPVKSMKGIRLSHAFARESGFTFDRDFMITTPEGTFITARKFPVLLCFIPTVMANGIYIQAPDGEGIAITYQDFETTLQPTEVWGNHFTAYVAPDEINQWFSRYLKMDVQLRWTGEKSTRRVKKNPETAVSFADGYPYLLINEASFQYLQQRCPASINIEQFRGNILITGAKPFEEDTWQTIRIGSVVMDLMKPCSRCIMTTISIDKGVKHPNTEPLATLQTFRSDETGDVDFGQNVIIRQTGIIRVGDTVEVLAYKEAKHYIVTAPIETQATPAVESTQAQTVSIEFNGVAFEGNNQEVLLEQLENNGYAIPYSCRAGLCGSCVIQLDEGDVNALKAGAIKRSGKILACSCVPNGNVRLSLNKK; this is encoded by the coding sequence ATGATCAACGTTTCACGCCTTTATATACACCCAGTTAAATCAATGAAGGGAATTCGACTTTCTCATGCATTTGCTCGTGAGAGCGGATTCACGTTTGATCGCGATTTTATGATAACCACCCCTGAAGGGACTTTTATCACGGCACGAAAATTTCCCGTTTTGCTGTGTTTTATTCCCACTGTCATGGCAAATGGTATTTATATTCAAGCTCCTGATGGTGAAGGTATTGCTATCACCTATCAAGATTTTGAAACCACATTGCAACCGACAGAAGTTTGGGGCAACCATTTTACCGCGTATGTGGCTCCAGATGAAATAAATCAGTGGTTCAGTCGTTATTTAAAAATGGATGTTCAACTTCGTTGGACTGGCGAAAAATCGACACGTCGAGTGAAAAAAAATCCAGAAACCGCTGTTTCTTTCGCTGATGGTTACCCTTACTTATTAATTAATGAAGCCTCATTTCAATACTTACAACAGCGTTGCCCTGCTTCCATTAATATTGAGCAATTTCGAGGCAATATCCTCATAACAGGTGCAAAGCCTTTTGAAGAAGATACTTGGCAGACTATTCGTATTGGCTCTGTTGTGATGGATCTGATGAAACCTTGTAGTCGTTGCATTATGACCACAATTAGTATTGATAAAGGCGTGAAACATCCTAACACAGAACCCCTCGCAACACTGCAAACATTCCGTAGTGATGAAACAGGCGATGTCGATTTTGGTCAAAATGTCATCATTCGTCAAACAGGGATTATTCGTGTGGGGGATACAGTTGAAGTATTAGCTTATAAAGAAGCAAAGCACTATATTGTAACAGCACCTATAGAAACACAAGCCACACCAGCGGTGGAAAGCACTCAAGCACAAACTGTTAGCATTGAATTTAATGGTGTAGCTTTTGAGGGTAATAACCAAGAAGTGTTATTAGAACAGCTTGAAAATAATGGCTATGCTATCCCTTATAGTTGCCGTGCCGGTCTTTGTGGCTCTTGTGTTATCCAATTAGATGAAGGCGATGTTAATGCATTAAAAGCCGGAGCAATTAAACGCTCAGGTAAAATTTTAGCCTGTAGCTGTGTTCCTAACGGCAATGTGAGACTTTCACTTAATAAAAAATAA
- the rlmKL gene encoding bifunctional 23S rRNA (guanine(2069)-N(7))-methyltransferase RlmK/23S rRNA (guanine(2445)-N(2))-methyltransferase RlmL produces MRSLFASTGRGLEELLKSELEHLGAQACQITQGGVYFRADDKTMYQSLLWSRLASRIMLPLNEFNVYSDLDLYLGVQAIDWSEIFTVDQTFAIHFNGTNDIIRNSQYGALKAKDAIVDSFQRKVGQRPDVAKQSPDIRLTIHLHKEKASLSLDLSGDGLHQRGYRDLTGQAPLKENLAAAIIMRSGWKLDTPLIDPMCGSGTLLIEAAMMATDCAPALNRVHWGFRHWLGHDEALWKQVTHEAFARFREGKKNTTARFYGFDVDKRVLDMARANARRADVAELITFAHGDAAKLTNPVSTEIKGTIISNPPYGERLESEPALIALHSQLGRAIKAHFPGWRLSLFSASPELLSCIQLRAEREFKAKNGPLDCVQKNYLLSDTPSTINTGLAEDFANRLRKNEKKLAKWAKQQQIECYRLYDADLPEYNVAVDRYGDKVVIQEYAPPKTVNEHKARQRLFDVISATMEVLALRSDQLILKTRQRQKGKQQYEKMAEKGDFFLVDEFGARFWVNLTDYLDTGLFLDHRIARKMLGEMSNGKDFLNLFAYTGTASVHAGIGGAKSTTTVDMSRTYLEWAEKNFQANGLSGRQHRLMQADCIQWLMQSNEQFDVIFIDPPTFSNSKRMENTFDVQRDHIELMKHLKRLLRKGGTIMFSNNKRGFKMEHDELAKIGLCAKEITQKTLSQDFARNRQIHNCWLLTHASEE; encoded by the coding sequence ATGCGCTCTCTGTTTGCCAGCACAGGCCGAGGTCTGGAAGAACTATTAAAATCTGAACTTGAACACTTAGGTGCTCAGGCTTGCCAGATAACACAAGGCGGTGTTTATTTCCGTGCTGATGATAAAACCATGTATCAGTCTTTACTTTGGAGCCGTTTAGCGTCGCGTATTATGTTGCCGTTAAATGAATTCAATGTTTATAGTGATCTAGACTTATATCTTGGTGTGCAGGCAATTGATTGGAGTGAGATTTTTACTGTTGATCAGACTTTTGCTATTCATTTTAATGGCACGAATGACATTATTCGCAATAGCCAATATGGTGCATTAAAAGCGAAAGATGCCATCGTTGACTCATTTCAACGTAAAGTAGGGCAACGTCCGGATGTCGCTAAACAATCTCCTGATATCCGTTTAACTATTCACCTTCATAAAGAAAAAGCCTCTCTATCTTTAGATTTAAGTGGTGATGGTTTACATCAACGTGGCTATCGTGACTTAACAGGGCAAGCGCCTTTAAAAGAAAACTTAGCTGCTGCAATTATTATGCGTTCAGGCTGGAAACTTGACACACCATTAATCGATCCAATGTGTGGCTCCGGTACATTATTAATTGAAGCAGCGATGATGGCGACAGATTGCGCTCCAGCATTAAATCGTGTGCATTGGGGATTTCGTCATTGGTTAGGTCACGATGAAGCATTATGGAAACAAGTGACTCATGAAGCTTTTGCTCGTTTCCGTGAAGGTAAAAAGAATACCACTGCGCGTTTCTATGGTTTTGATGTTGATAAACGTGTATTGGATATGGCAAGAGCCAATGCTCGCAGAGCGGATGTTGCTGAACTGATCACATTTGCTCACGGTGATGCAGCTAAACTGACAAACCCAGTTTCAACAGAAATAAAAGGGACAATTATCAGTAACCCACCGTATGGTGAGCGTTTAGAAAGCGAGCCTGCATTAATTGCACTGCATAGCCAGTTAGGAAGAGCGATAAAAGCACACTTCCCAGGTTGGAGATTGTCACTATTTAGTGCATCACCTGAACTGTTAAGTTGCATTCAATTACGTGCTGAAAGAGAGTTCAAAGCAAAAAATGGCCCTCTTGATTGTGTACAAAAAAACTATTTACTTTCTGATACACCATCAACGATTAACACCGGGCTTGCGGAAGATTTTGCAAACCGTTTACGTAAAAATGAGAAAAAACTCGCGAAATGGGCAAAACAACAGCAAATTGAATGTTATCGTTTATACGATGCTGATTTACCTGAATATAATGTTGCTGTGGATCGTTATGGCGATAAAGTGGTTATTCAAGAATATGCACCACCTAAAACAGTTAATGAGCACAAAGCTCGCCAGCGTTTATTTGATGTGATTAGCGCAACAATGGAAGTATTGGCATTACGTTCGGATCAACTGATTTTAAAAACGCGTCAACGCCAAAAAGGTAAACAGCAGTATGAAAAAATGGCCGAAAAAGGTGATTTTTTCTTAGTTGATGAGTTTGGTGCAAGATTTTGGGTAAATCTAACAGATTATCTCGATACAGGGTTGTTCTTAGATCACCGTATTGCACGAAAAATGCTGGGTGAAATGAGTAATGGAAAAGATTTCTTAAATCTTTTTGCTTATACCGGTACAGCTTCTGTTCATGCGGGAATTGGTGGTGCAAAAAGCACAACAACCGTTGATATGTCTCGTACTTATCTTGAATGGGCGGAGAAAAACTTTCAAGCGAATGGCTTATCAGGTAGACAACACCGTTTAATGCAAGCAGATTGCATTCAATGGTTAATGCAGAGCAACGAACAATTTGATGTGATCTTTATCGATCCGCCTACGTTTTCTAACTCAAAACGAATGGAAAACACCTTTGATGTACAGCGTGATCACATTGAACTAATGAAACATCTAAAACGTTTGTTGAGAAAAGGTGGAACAATTATGTTCTCAAATAACAAACGTGGATTCAAAATGGAACATGACGAGTTAGCAAAAATTGGGTTGTGTGCAAAAGAGATAACACAGAAAACATTATCACAAGACTTTGCACGTAACCGCCAAATTCACAATTGCTGGCTGTTAACTCATGCTAGTGAGGAATAA
- a CDS encoding cell division protein ZapC — translation MIIKPDDRWRWYFDVEQQKLMLDLANGMVFRSRFPSKMLSESAQQSASFTVDDAALYYGYDEQIRQIDMPSESRAELALNALIAHRFLKPLMPKSWYFEVNNNQINPYLSQVVEASLKEGNETALFLVTEVGAQACLCLLAQPQLTLFDRTLNFCDPIKIMNDRLSNYHKKSESGSFLYEKVI, via the coding sequence GTGATAATAAAACCCGATGATCGCTGGCGTTGGTATTTTGATGTTGAGCAACAAAAATTAATGCTTGATTTAGCAAATGGGATGGTTTTTCGTTCCCGCTTTCCAAGCAAAATGTTGAGTGAGAGCGCTCAACAATCAGCATCTTTTACCGTTGATGATGCAGCTCTTTATTATGGATACGATGAGCAAATTCGCCAAATAGATATGCCATCAGAATCAAGAGCTGAATTAGCGTTAAATGCATTAATAGCCCATCGCTTTTTAAAACCACTGATGCCTAAGAGTTGGTATTTTGAAGTTAACAATAATCAAATCAACCCTTATTTGTCTCAAGTGGTAGAAGCTTCATTAAAAGAAGGAAATGAAACAGCTCTTTTTTTAGTGACCGAAGTGGGCGCTCAAGCTTGTTTATGTTTATTAGCTCAACCACAGTTAACGTTATTCGATAGAACACTTAATTTTTGTGACCCAATAAAAATTATGAATGACAGGTTAAGCAATTATCATAAAAAGTCAGAGTCAGGATCATTTTTGTACGAGAAAGTTATTTAA
- the pyrD gene encoding quinone-dependent dihydroorotate dehydrogenase produces the protein MYYSLVRKALFRLDPERAHDFTFRQLKRLSHSPFQFLIQQSLPSKPVSCMGLSFKNPLGLAAGLDKNGDCIDALGAMGFGFIEVGTVTPRPQVGNDKPRLFRLVEAEGLINRMGFNNLGVDNLIENVKQSRYGGVLGINIGKNKDTPVEQGKDDYLICMEKVYAHAGYIAINISSPNTPGLRTLQYGEALDDLLSAIKNKQLELQGKYQKYVPVAVKIAPDLTHEELIQVADSLVRHHIDGVIATNTTLDKSLVSGLDHCNEAGGLSGRPVQSKSTQIIRQLNEELKGALPIIGVGGIDSLTAAREKMDAGASLIQVYSGFIYQGPALIKSIINHI, from the coding sequence ATGTATTATTCCTTAGTAAGGAAGGCATTGTTTCGGCTAGATCCTGAACGTGCCCATGATTTTACCTTCCGTCAGTTAAAACGTTTATCTCATTCCCCATTTCAATTTCTTATTCAGCAGTCACTTCCTTCTAAACCCGTATCCTGTATGGGACTCTCATTTAAAAATCCACTAGGTCTTGCTGCCGGTCTTGATAAAAACGGTGATTGTATAGATGCATTGGGTGCAATGGGATTTGGTTTTATTGAAGTTGGTACAGTGACACCACGACCTCAAGTGGGAAATGATAAACCTCGTTTATTCCGCTTAGTGGAAGCGGAAGGTTTAATTAACCGAATGGGCTTTAATAACCTTGGCGTTGATAACTTAATTGAAAATGTAAAACAATCTCGTTATGGTGGCGTGCTGGGTATTAATATCGGCAAAAATAAAGATACTCCAGTAGAGCAAGGCAAAGATGATTATCTGATTTGTATGGAAAAAGTCTATGCTCATGCCGGTTATATCGCAATCAATATCTCATCACCAAATACCCCAGGTTTGCGTACACTACAATATGGTGAAGCATTAGACGATCTGCTATCAGCAATTAAAAATAAACAACTAGAGTTGCAGGGTAAATATCAAAAATATGTTCCTGTTGCTGTTAAAATTGCACCTGATTTAACACATGAAGAATTAATTCAAGTTGCAGATAGCTTAGTTCGTCATCATATTGATGGTGTTATTGCGACAAATACTACATTAGATAAATCATTAGTCAGTGGATTAGATCACTGTAATGAAGCTGGGGGATTAAGTGGTCGCCCGGTACAATCAAAAAGTACACAAATAATTCGACAATTAAATGAAGAATTAAAAGGTGCATTACCTATTATTGGTGTCGGTGGAATTGATTCATTAACTGCAGCCAGAGAAAAAATGGATGCGGGTGCTTCTCTAATTCAAGTCTATTCAGGATTCATTTATCAAGGTCCTGCACTTATCAAATCTATAATTAATCATATCTAA
- a CDS encoding ABC transporter ATP-binding protein: MPLISLTGAYLSFSDAPLLDSTDLFIEENERVCLVGRNGAGKSTLLRVLSKEQPLDDGQVVYEQDLVTARLQQDPPRDIEGTIFDFVAEGVEEDAKYLTDYHHISKLIETDPSDKNLNKMAELQEVLDSRNLWLLDSRIAEVLEKLGLDGEAELSFLSGGWLRKAALGRALVSAPRVLFLDEPTNHLDIETILWLEKFLKDFQGSIVFISHDRSFIRNMATRIIDLDRGKLSSWPGNYDKYLESKEEALRVEEQQNAEFDRKLAQEEAWIRQGIKARRTRNEGRVRALKALRVERSERREVLGSARMQVEEATRSGKIVFELEDVNYSIGMRKLVRDFSAKVQRGDKIALVGPNGCGKTTLLKLMLGDLKADSGRVHCGTKLEVAYFDQHRAALDPDKTVMDNLAEGKQEVMVNGRPRHVLGYLQDFLFPPKRAMTPVRALSGGERNRLLLARLFLKPSNLLILDEPTNDLDVETLELLEELVDAYQGTVLLVSHDREFVDNSVTECWIFEGDGVINSYVGGYYDAQQQRAQTVSLKSETNKSRNVPEKAEKEAKVKDSSKKNTRNNKLSYHLIRELEQLPAKLESLETQLSALQEEVSGADFFTRPHEETEKVLKALADKEQELETAFDRWQELEMMQNGE, translated from the coding sequence ATGCCGTTAATTAGTTTGACTGGGGCTTATTTATCTTTCAGCGATGCCCCACTATTAGATAGCACCGATTTATTTATTGAAGAAAATGAACGCGTTTGTTTAGTTGGGCGCAATGGTGCGGGTAAATCAACACTATTAAGAGTGTTATCTAAAGAGCAACCTTTAGATGATGGTCAAGTTGTTTATGAACAAGATCTTGTGACTGCTCGCTTACAACAAGATCCGCCAAGAGATATTGAAGGCACTATCTTTGACTTTGTTGCCGAAGGTGTTGAAGAAGATGCTAAATACCTAACGGATTATCACCATATTTCTAAACTAATTGAGACAGATCCTTCTGATAAAAATCTCAATAAAATGGCTGAGCTACAAGAAGTACTTGATAGTCGTAACTTGTGGTTACTTGATAGCCGAATTGCCGAAGTGCTAGAAAAACTCGGTTTAGATGGTGAAGCAGAGCTTTCTTTTTTATCCGGTGGTTGGTTAAGAAAAGCAGCATTAGGGCGCGCATTAGTCAGCGCACCAAGAGTACTGTTTTTAGATGAACCAACAAACCACCTTGATATTGAAACGATCCTTTGGCTTGAGAAATTCTTAAAAGATTTCCAAGGTAGTATCGTATTTATTTCCCATGACCGTTCATTTATCCGTAATATGGCAACGCGTATTATCGATCTTGATCGTGGCAAACTTTCTTCATGGCCGGGAAATTACGATAAATATCTTGAAAGCAAAGAAGAAGCATTGCGTGTTGAAGAACAACAAAACGCAGAGTTTGATCGTAAATTAGCACAAGAAGAAGCGTGGATACGCCAAGGCATTAAAGCACGACGTACTCGTAACGAAGGTCGTGTAAGAGCATTAAAAGCACTGCGTGTAGAGCGCAGCGAACGCCGTGAAGTGCTAGGCAGTGCTCGTATGCAGGTCGAAGAAGCGACGCGTTCTGGTAAAATTGTTTTTGAACTTGAAGATGTTAATTACAGCATTGGAATGCGTAAGCTAGTTCGTGACTTTTCTGCCAAAGTACAACGTGGCGATAAAATTGCGCTGGTGGGGCCAAATGGTTGCGGTAAAACCACTTTATTGAAACTCATGTTAGGCGATTTAAAAGCAGACAGCGGACGAGTTCATTGTGGTACTAAGCTTGAAGTGGCTTACTTTGATCAGCACCGTGCGGCACTTGATCCTGATAAAACAGTAATGGATAACCTTGCTGAAGGTAAGCAAGAGGTGATGGTAAATGGTCGTCCTCGCCATGTGCTTGGTTATTTGCAAGACTTCTTATTCCCACCTAAACGTGCGATGACGCCTGTTCGCGCACTTTCAGGCGGTGAGAGAAACCGTCTGTTACTGGCACGTTTATTCTTAAAACCGAGTAACTTACTGATCCTCGATGAGCCAACCAATGATCTCGATGTTGAAACATTGGAATTATTAGAAGAGCTGGTTGATGCTTATCAAGGCACTGTTTTACTGGTTAGCCATGACCGTGAATTTGTTGATAATAGTGTTACTGAGTGTTGGATCTTTGAAGGTGATGGTGTTATTAACAGCTATGTTGGCGGATATTACGATGCTCAGCAACAACGAGCGCAGACGGTTTCACTAAAGAGTGAGACAAACAAATCACGCAACGTACCAGAAAAAGCTGAAAAAGAAGCAAAAGTGAAAGATAGCTCTAAAAAGAACACTCGTAATAACAAATTAAGTTATCATTTGATACGAGAACTTGAGCAACTTCCTGCTAAATTAGAAAGCTTAGAAACGCAGTTAAGTGCATTACAAGAAGAAGTGAGTGGGGCAGATTTCTTTACTCGTCCTCATGAAGAGACAGAAAAAGTCTTAAAGGCGCTTGCAGATAAAGAACAAGAGCTTGAAACGGCTTTTGATAGATGGCAAGAGCTGGAAATGATGCAAAACGGCGAGTAG
- the pqiA gene encoding membrane integrity-associated transporter subunit PqiA, giving the protein MCSGQQHRHEHKHEQILCPQCDLVVSVPELVQGTKATCPRCHTVLTARWRQPFYQPVALAISALFMLLMASQFTFVSMEVAGITNNVTLMQIPTVMFSENYVELGAFFLLFVQIVPAFCMIAILLLCTPIKLPRKLQIWLSRILFQLKSWCMAEIFLAGILVSFVKLMAYGDIGLGLSFPPYVLYCLFQIRAFQCLDRHTLWEKLEPRPAYPDIESGKPGLKQGVRLCRSCTAILPADQYECSRCEVKGHARKPKSLQWTVSLLITSLILYIPANLLPIMVTESLGNNLYSTIMAGVILLWEDGSYPVAMVIFIASIMVPSLKMLAIAWLCWDAHKSNGKRDPARMHFLYEVVEYVGRWSMIDVFVIAVLASLVRMGRLMSIYPDFGVVLFALVVVLTMFSAMMFDPRLTWDKCTTDDDKPTIKEPKGD; this is encoded by the coding sequence GTGTGCTCTGGTCAACAACATCGTCATGAACATAAACATGAGCAAATATTATGTCCTCAGTGCGATCTGGTGGTCAGTGTTCCTGAATTAGTACAAGGAACAAAAGCAACATGCCCTCGTTGCCATACTGTGCTAACTGCACGTTGGCGCCAACCTTTTTATCAACCTGTTGCATTAGCAATCAGCGCATTATTTATGTTGTTAATGGCGAGCCAATTCACTTTTGTTAGTATGGAAGTGGCGGGTATTACCAATAATGTCACATTGATGCAAATTCCAACGGTGATGTTTAGCGAAAACTACGTTGAGCTAGGTGCCTTTTTCCTATTGTTTGTGCAGATTGTGCCCGCTTTTTGCATGATCGCAATCTTGCTTCTTTGCACACCCATTAAATTACCAAGAAAATTACAAATTTGGTTATCGCGTATTTTATTTCAACTAAAATCGTGGTGTATGGCAGAAATTTTTCTTGCGGGAATTTTAGTTAGCTTTGTAAAATTAATGGCTTATGGTGATATTGGGTTGGGATTAAGCTTTCCACCTTATGTGCTTTATTGCTTATTTCAAATTCGTGCTTTCCAGTGTCTTGATAGACATACCTTATGGGAAAAATTAGAGCCTCGTCCTGCTTATCCTGACATAGAATCGGGTAAACCGGGATTAAAACAAGGTGTAAGATTGTGCCGTTCATGTACGGCAATTTTACCTGCCGACCAATATGAATGTAGTCGTTGTGAAGTGAAAGGACATGCAAGAAAACCGAAAAGTTTGCAATGGACAGTATCACTGTTGATTACTTCGTTGATCCTCTATATCCCCGCGAATTTATTACCGATTATGGTGACAGAATCACTGGGTAATAACCTCTATTCAACCATTATGGCTGGGGTTATTTTGTTATGGGAAGATGGCTCTTATCCTGTTGCCATGGTGATATTTATTGCCAGTATTATGGTGCCAAGTTTAAAAATGCTCGCAATTGCTTGGTTGTGTTGGGATGCACACAAATCTAATGGAAAAAGAGATCCTGCTAGAATGCATTTTCTCTATGAAGTTGTTGAATATGTAGGGCGTTGGTCGATGATTGACGTCTTCGTAATTGCTGTTTTAGCTTCATTAGTCAGAATGGGACGTCTGATGAGCATCTATCCTGATTTTGGTGTGGTGCTATTTGCATTGGTTGTAGTGCTAACTATGTTCTCTGCAATGATGTTTGATCCTCGGTTGACGTGGGATAAGTGTACAACCGATGATGATAAACCCACGATTAAGGAGCCTAAGGGTGACTGA
- a CDS encoding PDDEXK nuclease domain-containing protein: MKDQNTLSTHLPLLSNIRKLLNQGRKKTAQAVNSIMVQTYWEIGRLIVEDEQQGNTRAEFGKGVLKSLSTELTKEFGKGFDASNLRHMRQFYLKFPICDAVRHELSWTHYRTLLRLKNEHARQWYINEAIAQSWSARALERQIGALYYERLLSSQQKKQDILPILIEGQQKASSLETSVKDYLRDPYIFDFLGLPSNALQENKLEQALIDNLKEFLLELGKGFAFVERQQRINTDDGDYYIDLVFYNFHLKCFLLIDLKMHKLTHQDVGQMDMYVRMYEEKKRRNDDNPTIGLILCTEKNHTVAQYSILNESKQLFASKYMLALPSETELISKLEEERQKLLEQKNLE, translated from the coding sequence GTGAAAGACCAAAACACACTCAGTACACACCTACCTTTACTTTCCAATATCCGCAAGCTCCTTAACCAAGGTCGAAAAAAGACTGCACAAGCAGTTAACAGTATAATGGTTCAAACTTATTGGGAAATTGGTCGTTTAATTGTTGAAGATGAACAACAAGGAAATACACGGGCAGAATTTGGCAAAGGAGTTCTAAAATCACTATCTACCGAATTAACTAAAGAATTTGGAAAAGGGTTTGATGCCTCGAATCTTCGTCATATGCGACAATTTTATCTTAAATTTCCAATTTGTGACGCAGTGCGTCACGAATTAAGCTGGACACATTACAGAACATTACTTCGCCTAAAAAATGAACACGCTCGTCAGTGGTATATTAATGAGGCAATAGCACAATCTTGGTCTGCTCGCGCCCTAGAAAGGCAAATAGGGGCTTTATACTATGAGCGCTTACTTTCAAGTCAACAGAAAAAACAAGATATTTTACCTATATTAATTGAAGGTCAACAAAAAGCCTCAAGCCTTGAAACTTCAGTCAAAGATTACTTACGTGATCCATACATTTTCGATTTTCTCGGCCTACCGAGTAACGCATTACAGGAAAATAAGTTAGAACAAGCTTTAATTGATAACCTAAAAGAATTCTTACTTGAACTTGGTAAAGGATTTGCTTTTGTCGAGCGTCAACAACGCATTAACACTGATGATGGTGATTATTATATTGACTTAGTATTTTATAACTTCCACTTAAAATGCTTTCTACTAATTGACTTAAAAATGCATAAGCTCACTCACCAAGATGTTGGACAAATGGATATGTATGTACGAATGTATGAAGAAAAAAAACGCCGTAATGATGATAATCCAACAATTGGTCTTATTCTTTGTACTGAAAAAAACCACACGGTAGCCCAATATTCAATTCTTAATGAAAGTAAGCAATTATTTGCTTCAAAATATATGCTAGCACTACCAAGTGAAACAGAGTTAATTTCAAAACTAGAAGAAGAGCGTCAGAAATTACTTGAACAAAAAAATCTAGAATAA